The sequence GAGTGCCCAACCGCTCGAACGGCGCTGCGCTCCGCGCGATCTCGCCTACATCATCTACACGTCGGGCTCCACGGGCGAGCCGAAGGGGGTCGAGGTCGAGCACCGGGGGCTCGTCAACCATGCTGTCGCTTTCGCCGCACAATGCGAGTTAGGCCCAGGCGATCGGTTGCTGCAGTATCTCTCTCCCAGCTTCGACGCCGCGGCCGAGGAGATCTTTCCCACGCTCGCCAGCGGCGCCACGCTCGTGCTCCATCCGGCCCCGGCGGAGCTGGCCGGGCGGTCGCTGCTCGAGTGGTCGCGCGCGGCCGGCGTCAACGTGCTGCACCTGCCGGTCGCCGTGTGGAATTCGTTGTTCGACGCGGAGCACGAAGCCACGCTCTTCGATCATCTGCGGTTGGTGATTGCCGGGGGCGACAATGTCTCGCGCGATGCTCTCCGCCGCTGGCGCGAGATGACGCGCGATCGCGTGCGATTCCTCTTCGCCTATGGTGTCACCGAGGCGACGATTACCTCGACGCTGTTCGACGGCCGCGAAGAACCCGCCCCTTCGGGTTCGCCGCGCATTCCCATCGGCCGCGCCCTGGCCAACCATCGCGTCTACATCCTCGACGAGCGGCTGCAGTGCGTTCCAACGGGCGTCGCCGGCGAGATCGCGCTCGGCGGAGTCGGTGTCGCGCGCGGCTACCGGGGCCGCCCCACGCTCACCGCCGGGAAGTTCGTGGCAGATTCCTTCGGCCTCGAGCCCGACGACCGCATCTATCGCACGGGCGACCTGGGACGAGTGCTCGCCGACGGCAGCATCGAGTTCCTCGGACGCATCGATCAGCAGGTGAAGATTCGCGGCTATCGCATCGAGCCGGGCGAGATTGAAGCGGCCTTGTTGCGCCACCAAGACGTTCACGAAGCGATCGTCGTTCCGCTGGGGGACGGCGAATCGCGCCGCCTGGCGGCCTATGTCGGCAGCCCGGGCGATCGCCCCCCCACCGAAGCGGATCTGCGTGAGTTCCTCGCCGATATGCTTCCCAGCCACATGCTGCCGACGGCAATCACCGTGCTGGCCCACTTGCCGCGGCTGCCGGGGGCGAAGGTCGACGTGGCCTCACTCCCCGATCCGAATTGGAACCGCGCCACGCGATCCGATGCAGGCGTCGCCCCGCGCGATGAGCTCGAGGCCCAGTTGGCCGCCATCTGGCGCGACGTGCTCGGCATCGAGCGCGTCGGCGTGCATGACAACTTCTTCGAGCTTGGCGGAGACTCGATTCGCACGATCCAGGTTGTGGCCCGGGCCGGCGCGCAGGGTCTGCGCCTCACGCCGAAGCAATGCCTCGAGCGCCAGACGATTGCCGAGCTCGCGCCGGTAGTGGGGCTCGCGCCGGCGGTGCTTGCCGAACAAGGTCCCGTGGTGGGCCCGGTTCCGCTACTGCCCATCCAGCACGAGTTCTTCTCGCTCGAGCTGGCCGACGCGCAGCACTTCAACCAGTCGGTCTTACTCGAGGTCGATCCCGCGCTTTCCAGCGAAGTGCTCGCCACGGCCCTACGCCTGCTGGGTGAACATCACGATGCCCTGCGAATGCGTTACGAACGGCAGCCGGACGGCTCCTGGCGGCAAAGGGGCCTACCGACAGAAGCGGCTCCCATGCTCGAACGTGTCGAGTCGACCGCTATCGATGTCACGGAAATCGTCGCCGCCGTCGATGCCGCGGCCGCCGCGATTCAGGCCGGACTCGATCTCGCGCGAGGACCGATCGCACGATTCGTTTACTTCGACCGTGGAGCATCGCAGTCGGCCCGGCTGCTGATCGTGGTGCATCACCTGGCGATCGACGCCGTAAGCTGGCGCATCGTGCTCGAAGATCTCAACCTGTTGTGCGGCCAACTTCAGCGTGGCCAAGCACCTGTCCTGCCCCCCAAGACGACTTCCTATCGCGATTGGAGCGATCGGCTTCGCGAGTACGCAGCCAGCCACGAGATCGCCGAGGAAGCCGCCTCTTGGCTCTCCACCGCGGCTGAAAACCGCCGGCTGCCATGCGAATCGAGCGAGCGTACGAACACGGTCGAATCGAGTGCCACGGTTCGCGTCGCGCTAGACGCGGACATGACGCAGGCGCTCCTCACCGATGCCCAGTTGGCCTATCGCACACGACCGCAAGATCTGCTCTTGGCGGCGCTCGCCCACGTGCTGACCGACTTCACCGGTGACCACGCCGTGCGGCTCCATCTCGAAGGACACGGGCGAGAAACCGCGGCCGAGGATCTCGATCTTTCGCGCACGGTCGGCTGGTTCACGGCGCTCTATCCCGTCGTGCTTCGCCTTCCCGCGACTAACTCGCCCGGCGACCTCATTCGCGAGACGAAGGAGCAACTGCGGCAGATTCGCAACGGCGGCCTCGGCTATGGGCTGTGGCGCTGGTTGTCGCACGACGACACCGTGCGTGCAACACTCGCCGCGGCCCAACGACCGGAGATCTGCTTCAACTATCTGGGACAGTTCGATCATCTCGTGGCGGACGAAGCGCTTTTGCGACCCGTCGACGAGCCCCACGGCGCCGACCACGGCCCTCGCAACGAGCGTGCCCATCTGTGGGAAATCAACGCTTACGTCCACCAAGGCGCGCTCCAGATCGCCTGGACGTACGGCACCGGTCACCATCGCCGCGAAACCATCGAGCGACTCGCGGCGGCCTATCTCGACCAACTCCGCGAGCTGATCGAGCATTGTCTTGCGCCAGGGGCCGGCGGCGTGACGCCTTCGGATTTTCCCCTGGCCGATCTCGATCAGGACGATCTCGACACCATCGCGGCCCTGCTCGAACGGGACGAACCCGAGAGCGACCGATCATGAAGAACGTCGACGACCTGCTCCCGCTGGCTCCCTTGCAAGCGCTGCAATTCGCGCATGCGCTGGCCGAGCCCGACTCGCCGCTGCTGGTCGAGCAGCTCCGCGCGACGCTCGAAGGTCCGCTCGACGTGGCGCTGTTTCGGCGCGCCTGGGAAACCATCGCCGCCAGGCACGCGATGCTACGCGCCGCACCGGCCTGGGAAGGGCTGAAGAAGCCCGTGCTCGTCGTGCATAAACAGATCGAGCTTCCTTTCAGCGAGCTCGATTGGCGAGCACCCGACGTAACAGAGCAGCACACGCGTCTCGCCGCATGGGCCGCCGAAGATCGCCGCCAGGGATTCGACCTGCGCCGCGCGCCACTCTGGCGCATCCAGTTGATACGGCTGGGGGACGAGCGTTGGCAGTTGCTCTGGACGTGCCATCACTTGCTCCTCGACGGCTGGTCGGTGGGTATCGTGTTGCGCGAGGTCTTCACATGGTACGCCGCACAGCGTCAGGAGCAGAGCATGCCACTCCCCCCGGCGGCCCCGTTCCGCGACTTTCATACCTGGCTCAAGCGGCAAGACCACCCCGCGAGCGAGCAGTTCTGGCGCGAACAGCTTG comes from Pirellulales bacterium and encodes:
- a CDS encoding amino acid adenylation domain-containing protein → MPQALAARLAQLSPEKQALFEQLRRGQRTVTAAGSADSRDATSCWAPLSFAQERLWYLDQLTPGNPFYNVATAVRLRGQLDFQALQAALQATVDRHAGLRTTFALVEGEPRQIVGPVELPLAQLDLRDVPVDQREARLRSIAQEEALRSFDLARGPLLRAQLVRTRDDEHTLLLTLHHIVCDGWSLAVLQDDVAEYYAAHVAGRSPDLAPLALEYLDYTRRQRHELPGARLDALLRYWSRELSDLPGPLELPTDHPRPAAQTFRGDVCRLMLDRELSGELRVLAGAERATPYMLLLAAWQLLLGRWSRRHDVAVGTPIAQRHHRDLERLVGFFVNTLVLRGRFEDDPSFREFLDRVKQSTLGALTHQELPFARLVEHLQPPRDASRPPLVQVMFVMQNIPVRARQTAGLTIEETSYDHAPVSHFDLTLNVDERHDGFQLSLVFNPDLYERETIERLLASYETLLRSIVAEPARRVSQLALAPAADLRRQLVERNRTSRSFPHDRMIHELIAERAAADPTAIALVLEDRQVTYHELDAAGNRLARLLAAHGVTTGTPVGISLDRSVELIVAMLAVLKAGGVYVPLDPAYPPQRRAYMITDAGLALVLTRADLAAGIQTLGCQLLLLDAEQRTIDSMSAQPLERRCAPRDLAYIIYTSGSTGEPKGVEVEHRGLVNHAVAFAAQCELGPGDRLLQYLSPSFDAAAEEIFPTLASGATLVLHPAPAELAGRSLLEWSRAAGVNVLHLPVAVWNSLFDAEHEATLFDHLRLVIAGGDNVSRDALRRWREMTRDRVRFLFAYGVTEATITSTLFDGREEPAPSGSPRIPIGRALANHRVYILDERLQCVPTGVAGEIALGGVGVARGYRGRPTLTAGKFVADSFGLEPDDRIYRTGDLGRVLADGSIEFLGRIDQQVKIRGYRIEPGEIEAALLRHQDVHEAIVVPLGDGESRRLAAYVGSPGDRPPTEADLREFLADMLPSHMLPTAITVLAHLPRLPGAKVDVASLPDPNWNRATRSDAGVAPRDELEAQLAAIWRDVLGIERVGVHDNFFELGGDSIRTIQVVARAGAQGLRLTPKQCLERQTIAELAPVVGLAPAVLAEQGPVVGPVPLLPIQHEFFSLELADAQHFNQSVLLEVDPALSSEVLATALRLLGEHHDALRMRYERQPDGSWRQRGLPTEAAPMLERVESTAIDVTEIVAAVDAAAAAIQAGLDLARGPIARFVYFDRGASQSARLLIVVHHLAIDAVSWRIVLEDLNLLCGQLQRGQAPVLPPKTTSYRDWSDRLREYAASHEIAEEAASWLSTAAENRRLPCESSERTNTVESSATVRVALDADMTQALLTDAQLAYRTRPQDLLLAALAHVLTDFTGDHAVRLHLEGHGRETAAEDLDLSRTVGWFTALYPVVLRLPATNSPGDLIRETKEQLRQIRNGGLGYGLWRWLSHDDTVRATLAAAQRPEICFNYLGQFDHLVADEALLRPVDEPHGADHGPRNERAHLWEINAYVHQGALQIAWTYGTGHHRRETIERLAAAYLDQLRELIEHCLAPGAGGVTPSDFPLADLDQDDLDTIAALLERDEPESDRS